One window of Candidatus Beckwithbacteria bacterium genomic DNA carries:
- a CDS encoding Fic family protein yields the protein MFEPKFNISNKLLTHIGSIEGSKAVIDSAPLIPAWEKTFQQDATIRTVHYGTHLEGNDLSLSQAKMIFENLEEGGFHKSAKTVAAQTGVTARDRDIQEILNYRKVLEYIDSLKANTQRFTRYLDEEIKHIHKLTVDKILEPERAGIYRQSRVVVKDAATGEVTFTPPNPVEVPFQIEHFLEWLNSFVSKDVHPVLRAGITHYELARIHPFVDGNGRVARAMATLVLHRENYDIKGFFSLEEHYDQKPGEYYQALQSVTNNNGDLTEWLEYFCFGLAQELEAVRQKVKELSMDERMLNRLGQQISLSERQIKLVEFMREHEALFMKDAIKIFPMVSEDTILRELKGLIEKELVEKIGKTKGAYYVLKLS from the coding sequence GTGTTTGAACCAAAATTTAATATCAGCAACAAGTTACTTACCCATATTGGTAGTATTGAAGGCTCAAAGGCTGTCATTGACAGTGCTCCGCTGATTCCGGCTTGGGAAAAAACCTTTCAGCAAGATGCGACTATCCGGACGGTCCACTACGGTACTCATCTAGAAGGTAACGACTTATCGCTGTCCCAAGCCAAAATGATTTTTGAGAATTTGGAAGAAGGAGGCTTTCACAAATCAGCCAAAACCGTGGCTGCTCAAACTGGAGTGACAGCCCGAGATCGTGATATTCAAGAAATTTTAAACTACCGTAAGGTTTTGGAATATATTGATTCTTTAAAAGCAAACACTCAGCGTTTTACTAGGTATCTTGATGAAGAGATCAAACATATTCATAAACTGACCGTTGATAAAATTTTGGAACCAGAAAGAGCTGGGATTTACCGCCAAAGCCGAGTAGTAGTCAAAGATGCCGCTACAGGAGAAGTAACTTTTACGCCACCGAATCCAGTTGAAGTACCTTTTCAAATTGAACATTTTTTAGAATGGCTTAACTCTTTTGTCAGTAAAGATGTTCATCCAGTATTGCGAGCTGGTATTACCCATTATGAACTAGCTCGAATCCATCCGTTTGTCGATGGTAATGGCCGGGTAGCTCGGGCTATGGCTACTCTGGTTTTGCACCGTGAGAACTACGACATCAAAGGCTTTTTCTCTTTGGAAGAACACTATGATCAAAAACCAGGAGAATACTATCAAGCCTTGCAAAGCGTTACCAACAATAATGGTGATTTGACTGAATGGTTGGAGTATTTCTGTTTTGGTTTAGCTCAAGAATTGGAAGCAGTCAGGCAAAAGGTTAAAGAGCTTTCAATGGATGAACGGATGCTTAACCGCTTAGGCCAACAAATTTCTTTATCTGAACGGCAAATCAAACTGGTTGAGTTTATGCGAGAACACGAAGCTCTATTTATGAAAGATGCCATCAAAATTTTTCCTATGGTATCTGAGGATACTATTTTGCGGGAACTTAAGGGTCTTATTGAAAAAGAATTGGTAGAAAAGATCGGCAAGACAAAGGGAGCTTACTATGTGCTTAAACTCAGTTAA
- a CDS encoding NAD(P)H-hydrate dehydratase: MEYVEAAFLQKLKLPNKDSHKGQNGRLTIVGGSKLFHGASLWALVVASRIVDMVYYASVVENQKLVEHLEKNLYAFINIPLGKEADYITESDAVLIGPGMVRGDANFTGTGETGEETKKTVLQLLKQFPDKKWVLDAGALQVINPEVLQSLNQVIITPHHKEFKTLFELEAQDETIMQMAQTYNCTILLKGKVDTIVSPGGRVIYNQTGNEGMTKGGTGDVLAGLVAVLACTNDLFTAAAAGAYINGLAGDKLYQTVGPLFNADDLAKIVPEILWQEIKK, from the coding sequence ATGGAATACGTTGAGGCTGCTTTTTTACAAAAATTAAAACTACCCAACAAAGACTCTCATAAAGGTCAGAATGGACGACTGACTATTGTTGGCGGTTCAAAACTTTTTCATGGAGCTTCACTATGGGCTTTAGTTGTTGCTTCCCGGATTGTTGATATGGTGTACTACGCCTCGGTAGTTGAAAACCAAAAACTGGTCGAACATCTTGAAAAAAATCTCTATGCTTTTATCAATATTCCTCTAGGTAAAGAAGCCGACTATATTACTGAATCCGATGCGGTATTAATTGGGCCTGGCATGGTACGAGGAGATGCTAATTTTACCGGAACTGGCGAAACTGGTGAAGAAACTAAAAAAACTGTTTTACAACTACTGAAACAATTTCCAGATAAAAAATGGGTGCTTGATGCCGGAGCTTTGCAGGTTATCAACCCTGAAGTATTACAATCTTTAAATCAGGTTATTATTACTCCGCATCATAAAGAGTTTAAAACTTTATTTGAACTTGAAGCCCAAGATGAAACTATTATGCAAATGGCTCAGACTTATAATTGCACTATTTTATTAAAAGGCAAAGTTGACACTATTGTTTCTCCTGGTGGTCGAGTTATTTATAATCAAACCGGTAATGAGGGTATGACTAAAGGAGGCACAGGTGATGTGCTGGCTGGACTGGTAGCAGTACTAGCTTGTACTAATGATTTATTTACAGCGGCAGCTGCCGGAGCCTATATCAATGGTTTAGCTGGAGATAAACTTTACCAGACAGTTGGACCGCTTTTTAATGCGGATGATTTGGCTAAGATTGTACCCGAAATACTATGGCAGGAAATAAAAAAATAG
- a CDS encoding anti-sigma factor, with protein MKQWMIVGAIIVVLVGAYLWNRSRNTDNTQETIPPVEEIITQEDGSVVRKTGDTIQPLSDEEIEAKKKEINEHLANQQIKPLAAVGGQTGSGTTASTFSDGTYYQKIMVSNLAALQKGYYYEAWLQKDDGTHVSIGRLQMTDGNGELYYSSKDDKTGYSQTIITREVEDGNKEMGAEKVLQG; from the coding sequence ATGAAACAGTGGATGATTGTCGGTGCAATTATTGTGGTTTTAGTTGGAGCCTATCTCTGGAATCGCAGTCGTAATACAGATAACACTCAAGAAACTATCCCCCCAGTAGAAGAAATCATTACCCAGGAAGATGGTAGCGTGGTACGTAAAACCGGAGATACTATTCAACCATTGTCTGATGAAGAAATCGAAGCCAAAAAGAAGGAGATTAATGAACATCTAGCCAATCAACAAATCAAACCGCTAGCTGCAGTAGGAGGTCAAACTGGCAGTGGGACTACTGCCTCAACCTTTAGCGATGGAACATATTATCAGAAAATTATGGTTTCTAATCTTGCTGCTTTACAAAAAGGATACTATTACGAAGCCTGGCTTCAAAAAGATGATGGTACACACGTTTCAATTGGCCGGTTGCAAATGACTGACGGAAATGGTGAGCTCTATTACTCATCTAAGGATGATAAGACTGGCTACTCTCAAACCATTATTACTCGTGAAGTTGAAGATGGTAATAAAGAAATGGGAGCTGAAAAAGTTTTACAAGGTTAA
- a CDS encoding ATP-dependent DNA ligase, which yields MKFNNFATYLQTIESLDSRLAMTEALAQLFAKAEASEIDQICYLSLGMLKPKFMGLELNLAEKMMLRVLAQVTNQSVEVVTNEFKTQGDIGLTMQALLEKRTAIQSDLTVSQVYDQLCQIAQEEGEGSQERKIVGMTKLLTGMDKVSAKFLVRIPVKKLRLGFSDMTILDALSWMQTGDKSLRSPLERAYNIRADIGQIAQIFKKSGLVGVEQMTPQTGTPIVPCRATPLLNPQEILDKMGGEAAMEPKFDGFRVQIHIDKSKQFKSETGVELGLFETKTEKSYVEIFSRNMENMTYMFPDLVEASQNLPVDSAILDGEALAFNPQTGQTLDFQETVKRKRKHNIGKVKEEIPLKAFIFDLLYLNGKSLLSNVEQKRRQQLEQVFSKNTSNQLVLTEQKIVDNPEDFKAFFNQVAQEGLEGLMAKKIQAPYKAGARDFTWVKYKIGMQSEMADTVDAIVMGYFKGQGKWTKFGMGKILVGVPSNGQIISLSKVGSGFSEDKIVELVKRSKAVEITHKPTDYVVDKTLIPDVWLKPQILVEIRADSISRSPLYKTQLSLRFPRFIKFRDDKSVDEATSLKQLQAMVKASE from the coding sequence GTGAAATTTAACAACTTTGCGACTTATCTTCAAACCATTGAATCACTTGATTCAAGACTGGCTATGACCGAAGCACTGGCTCAGCTTTTTGCTAAAGCTGAAGCTTCTGAAATTGATCAAATCTGCTATTTGAGCCTAGGTATGCTTAAGCCCAAATTTATGGGTTTAGAGCTAAACTTAGCTGAAAAAATGATGTTGCGAGTTTTAGCCCAAGTGACTAATCAATCAGTTGAGGTAGTGACTAATGAATTTAAAACCCAAGGTGATATCGGTTTAACCATGCAAGCTCTGTTAGAAAAGAGGACTGCTATCCAATCTGATCTAACTGTTAGTCAGGTCTATGATCAGCTATGCCAGATTGCCCAAGAAGAAGGCGAGGGTAGTCAGGAACGTAAGATTGTTGGTATGACTAAGTTGCTTACCGGTATGGACAAGGTTAGTGCTAAATTTTTAGTCAGGATTCCAGTCAAAAAATTACGCTTGGGTTTTTCAGATATGACAATTTTGGATGCCCTGTCTTGGATGCAAACAGGGGATAAATCGCTTCGGTCGCCACTAGAAAGAGCCTACAATATTCGAGCTGATATTGGCCAGATTGCCCAAATTTTCAAGAAATCAGGTTTAGTTGGCGTGGAACAAATGACTCCTCAGACTGGTACGCCAATTGTACCTTGTCGAGCTACTCCTCTTCTTAATCCCCAAGAAATTCTAGACAAGATGGGTGGTGAGGCTGCGATGGAACCAAAATTTGATGGTTTTAGAGTCCAGATCCATATTGATAAAAGCAAACAGTTTAAATCAGAAACCGGAGTTGAACTGGGTTTATTTGAAACAAAGACAGAAAAAAGCTATGTCGAGATTTTTTCGCGCAATATGGAAAATATGACCTATATGTTTCCAGACCTAGTTGAAGCCTCGCAAAACTTACCTGTTGATTCAGCAATTTTAGATGGTGAAGCTCTAGCTTTTAACCCCCAAACTGGTCAAACTCTCGATTTTCAAGAGACAGTCAAACGCAAACGCAAACACAATATTGGCAAAGTTAAAGAAGAGATTCCCCTCAAAGCTTTTATTTTTGACCTACTGTATCTAAATGGTAAATCACTGCTTAGTAATGTTGAGCAAAAAAGGCGTCAGCAATTGGAACAGGTTTTTAGTAAAAACACTTCAAATCAATTGGTTTTGACGGAGCAAAAAATAGTTGATAACCCAGAAGATTTTAAAGCTTTTTTTAATCAAGTAGCTCAGGAAGGTTTGGAAGGGCTGATGGCTAAAAAAATCCAAGCGCCATATAAAGCTGGCGCTCGAGATTTCACCTGGGTCAAATATAAAATTGGCATGCAATCAGAAATGGCTGATACAGTAGATGCTATTGTCATGGGCTATTTCAAGGGTCAGGGCAAGTGGACTAAGTTTGGGATGGGTAAGATTTTAGTTGGTGTGCCCAGTAATGGTCAAATTATATCTTTATCTAAAGTTGGTTCTGGTTTTTCGGAAGATAAGATTGTTGAACTAGTTAAACGGAGTAAGGCGGTGGAAATTACTCATAAACCAACTGACTATGTAGTGGATAAAACTTTGATACCCGATGTCTGGCTTAAACCACAAATTTTAGTCGAAATCAGGGCTGATTCAATTTCCCGATCACCGCTTTATAAAACACAACTATCGCTGCGTTTTCCTCGTTTTATCAAATTTCGGGATGATAAGAGCGTTGATGAAGCCACTAGCTTGAAACAATTGCAAGCTATGGTCAAAGCGTCGGAGTAA
- a CDS encoding RpiB/LacA/LacB family sugar-phosphate isomerase — MLYLATDHRGLKLKNQLKAWLASKKIEYKDLGAYELDPDDDYPDFVTLLTAKILEDPQNRGVLFCGSGAGVCIAANKTKGIRAAIGFTHQQVASFTAHDHVNVLCIAADHIKKFKCFQLVKTFINTSYSEEERHVRRLGKIEDL, encoded by the coding sequence ATGCTCTATCTTGCTACTGATCATCGAGGACTCAAGCTAAAAAACCAGCTTAAAGCTTGGCTGGCTTCCAAAAAAATTGAATATAAAGATTTAGGGGCTTATGAGCTTGATCCTGATGATGATTATCCTGATTTTGTTACATTACTTACTGCTAAAATTTTAGAAGATCCTCAAAATCGAGGGGTGCTATTTTGTGGGTCTGGAGCCGGAGTATGTATCGCTGCTAATAAAACTAAAGGAATTAGGGCAGCCATTGGTTTTACTCATCAGCAAGTAGCTAGTTTTACGGCTCATGATCATGTCAATGTTTTATGCATTGCTGCTGATCATATTAAAAAATTTAAATGCTTTCAGTTGGTAAAAACGTTTATAAACACTTCTTATTCTGAGGAAGAACGGCATGTGCGGCGGTTGGGGAAAATCGAAGATTTATAG